The following coding sequences are from one Granulicella arctica window:
- a CDS encoding glycosyltransferase family 2 protein, whose translation MSRPLISFVIVTYNSADTIVACLASIERYTAGSFEAVVVDNSPDEETAVTVKRFLESRDGVTFRLDKTNDNLGFAKGCNRGAKATTGDYLFFLNPDTELLNDAGAEMLACIKEHPAAVAVGPAIFGSEGIVTATCRNLPTASRIMLDAAGIDRWAGAYRMIHFSHREPRQVEQIMGAALLIPRDAYWQVDGMDERFFIYYEEVDLCKRLMEEGGEIWFWPAAEVRHLAGTSTDATSVRARMIYVLRESRKKYFRKHFGAPGALMIDIINRMEGVAKWIVLSMMGMLRGSASDREKARGFLSVALGSAPRN comes from the coding sequence ATGAGTCGGCCACTCATCTCTTTCGTCATCGTGACGTATAACAGCGCCGACACTATTGTGGCATGCCTCGCCTCAATTGAGCGATATACGGCAGGCTCATTCGAGGCTGTGGTCGTAGACAACTCGCCAGATGAGGAGACTGCCGTCACGGTGAAGCGCTTTCTAGAGTCTCGAGACGGTGTTACGTTTCGCTTGGATAAGACAAATGATAACCTCGGCTTTGCGAAGGGATGCAATCGCGGGGCAAAGGCGACTACAGGCGACTATCTTTTCTTCTTAAACCCGGATACCGAGCTATTGAACGATGCGGGCGCGGAGATGTTGGCGTGTATAAAGGAGCATCCAGCCGCTGTCGCAGTAGGGCCTGCGATTTTCGGTAGTGAAGGCATTGTTACAGCCACTTGCCGTAATCTGCCGACGGCAAGCCGTATCATGCTGGACGCCGCGGGGATCGATCGCTGGGCAGGCGCGTATCGCATGATTCATTTCAGCCACCGAGAACCGCGCCAAGTCGAGCAGATCATGGGGGCCGCCTTGCTTATTCCACGCGATGCATACTGGCAGGTCGATGGCATGGACGAGCGCTTTTTCATTTATTACGAAGAAGTAGATCTGTGTAAGCGTTTGATGGAAGAAGGTGGGGAAATTTGGTTTTGGCCTGCGGCAGAGGTACGTCACTTAGCCGGGACATCGACCGATGCGACATCTGTTCGCGCTCGCATGATTTACGTTCTTCGTGAGAGCCGAAAAAAATACTTTCGCAAGCATTTCGGCGCTCCGGGAGCACTGATGATCGACATAATCAACCGGATGGAAGGCGTCGCGAAGTGGATTGTGTTGAGCATGATGGGAATGCTTCGTGGTAGTGCAAGCGACCGCGAAAAAGCTCGTGGATTTCTTTCGGTGGCGCTCGGTAGCGCACCGCGAAATTGA
- a CDS encoding glycosyltransferase family 4 protein gives MYRVLAFTVKPRASADTRYRILQYIPFAERDGVHVNHHSLMSNSFFRWQMENSHLLARLLLLPWLLILRFWQVLMEAPRYDAVWISREMAPLGPPFFEWLLVWRCRRVVMDVDDALHIVDKEGSRWLPRLLRDHGKFGRMAASYTVVVCGNDFLADFYHSHGGTVRIVPTVVNADDYASVEPSPSALIRIGWIGTPLNWHHVNIVGPALASLALERQFEVVLVGIDEPLNWQLPHLRYLRWTLANEISFFNEFDIGIMPLKDSLFARGKCAFKLIQYMAAGLPVVASPVGANIDVVHDGVDGFLAGTDERWVTSLRQLIDTAELRQSMGNKGRELVRERYSVQSVWPMYRAILSGSSAEEG, from the coding sequence ATGTATCGCGTTCTCGCTTTTACCGTTAAGCCACGCGCTTCGGCTGATACCCGTTACCGTATTTTGCAGTACATCCCGTTTGCTGAACGTGATGGAGTTCATGTCAACCATCACAGCCTGATGAGCAATAGCTTCTTCCGATGGCAGATGGAAAACAGTCACTTACTCGCACGTCTACTACTTTTACCGTGGCTATTGATTCTTCGATTTTGGCAGGTGCTGATGGAAGCACCTCGGTATGACGCTGTCTGGATTTCGCGTGAGATGGCTCCGCTAGGGCCGCCGTTTTTTGAGTGGTTGCTTGTGTGGCGTTGCCGCCGCGTGGTGATGGATGTAGACGACGCTCTGCACATTGTGGATAAAGAAGGTTCACGGTGGCTACCGAGACTCTTACGCGATCATGGTAAGTTTGGCCGGATGGCGGCCAGTTATACGGTCGTAGTCTGTGGGAACGACTTCCTGGCAGATTTCTACCACTCTCATGGAGGAACTGTCCGGATAGTTCCAACCGTGGTCAACGCTGATGACTATGCATCCGTCGAGCCGTCTCCATCGGCGCTTATACGCATTGGATGGATCGGCACCCCACTCAATTGGCATCACGTGAATATTGTTGGGCCCGCGCTTGCTTCTTTGGCGCTCGAAAGACAGTTCGAAGTAGTGCTCGTTGGCATTGATGAACCGCTCAACTGGCAACTCCCTCATCTAAGATATCTGCGCTGGACCTTGGCCAATGAAATCAGCTTTTTCAACGAATTCGATATCGGCATCATGCCACTCAAGGATTCTCTCTTCGCCCGCGGTAAATGCGCCTTTAAGCTCATTCAGTACATGGCCGCCGGCTTGCCAGTAGTGGCTTCGCCAGTGGGAGCGAACATCGATGTTGTTCATGACGGTGTGGATGGCTTCCTCGCTGGTACTGACGAAAGATGGGTGACTTCCCTACGACAGTTGATTGATACTGCGGAATTGAGACAAAGCATGGGGAATAAGGGCCGTGAACTGGTACGAGAGCGTTACTCAGTGCAGAGTGTGTGGCCAATGTATCGCGCGATCCTTTCCGGCAGCTCCGCAGAGGAGGGATAA